The genomic segment GCCCAATGCCCCTTTATATCTGTAAAAACAGGAGCTACAGACGCACTTGCATATATTTTCCTTACACCTGGCTGGCTTGATTCACTGCTTTCTTGTGCTTTAGCTTGGACGGCTCCACTTGATACAAGCATTCCTGCTACTAGCACCCCTGCTGCTATGTTTATTTTGTATTTATTCATTGTTACATTCTCTCCTTCTGAGCTCTAATGAAATGGTCCCATACAAAATCAAAAAAAGAGCCTATACCGCAAAATCTTTTTCCAGCAAGCCCTATTGCGCCATAGCTGACTTAAGTTTGGGGGTAGGCTCTAGTTGTTGAAAAATCTTTCAATGGTTGGATAGCTTTATCATAAACAATTCAATCATTTGCTCTACTTTTTTTATGGTTAAATTTCTTCTGCCATGTAAATAAATAATTTTTTTGATCTCTTCCCAGTTGCGAAGCTCATCAATCTCTTTAATTTCTTGACACAATCCATCTACTTGAAAAGGTAATTCACGCTCTTCGAATTCATCCATTAATTTATCTAGATCAGCATAATCCATACTCCAGTTAAAATAACTTTCAATGAAATACTTTAGATTTTCGTATTTTCCTTGTTCAATGCTCATGCACTCCTCTCCTTATTGCAATGAGGGAACCATTCTTATAGTTTTTATCAGAAGTAGTTATCTATTCTTGTCCAAAGCTTTCAAGAAATTTTCTTATTCTAGTTAATTTTAATGTATTGAGCAAGCCAACATTTAAACATGCCCATAGAGGCACCATATCAAACCTATGCATAAACCTCTCTATTTGCTACTCCATATAGAAAAATTTCATCACTGCAAAACTAAATACTTTACGGTTACCAAATGTATGCCTCTAATGGCTCAAGCACTTAGCTTTCGGCACTGGTGCCATTAAGGCAAATGCAAACATAGCAGGCAATCATCGCCTTCTATTTGACTGAAATTATCATCGCTAATTTTTAGGCTGAGCCTAAATGAATCTTATTTTTTATTATATTGACATAGCCTTCCTTCTGTTCATCGAACATCCAAACATCTGCTAAATCTATTAAGTTGTTCTTTTCAACATTTACAATCATTCTATCTAATTTACTCTTATATGCTGAGAGCATTTCCGAACTAACAGATGATAACTTTTCCATTAACCCCATTGAATCAATATCAGCATAGAAAGTTGTCTTTTGTTCATCAATCCTTTCAAAAATTTTAAACGTCGCTAAATCTGTAAAAACATCCTGCCTTATACAACGAATCAAATCAAAGTTCGATAACTCAGAAAGACATTTGCCTGTAATTTCTAAGTGCCATAGAGGTAGTGACATATCAGAAAACTGTGTTGCATTTTGTACTACACTTTCATATTCTTCATTAGTCAATTACTCTATAAATGTCTTTTTCTATTAATCATATACATATTCAATTAAGCCAACCGCCGATATACCTATTATTTAATCATTTTTAATAAATATAGTTCCCATTGAAATTACAATACTCACGACCATCAAAAATACCTAAAGATATATAATTTAACCAAAAATTATTATCTTCTAGATAAATACGCTCCTTAGTGAAAAAGCACAATTCATTATCGCCGTTTGACAAAAATAACGCGTTAGAATGGTTTTTCTTCATCAAATTAAACACAAGTAATAGCACAAACTCATATGTTTTATTGTTATATTCGTTATTTATAAATCGAAAGTTTAGTACACTTTCATACACAAATTCTTTTTTTAAGAATTGCGTGTCATAAGCGTTATATGGATATTCTCCCGACTCCATTTAATAAAGAACCAAACCTAATTTCTCTCTAAACTGATTAATTTCAATACCTTTAGATAGTTTTATTGTTTCAATATCTTCTAGTCCCATATTTTTCAGTTCTTCAATCAGAAGATGTTCATTGATTTTTTTCTCAATTTTGAGAGAATACTCAATAGCCATTAGACAACTCCTCAATGTTTAATATGCAAAACTATACTGCAGCTAGTTGAACATAATTCATTCATGGAAAAAGATGAAAAATACTACCTTTACTATCAATAGCAATTAATTCTTAAAGACCAGGTATTGGCCAATCGGATAGCTGTTTTTTTAAAGCATTTATATCCCCTGTCCAATCTGATAGATTTAAAACTACTTTTTCAGTCTGACCTTCTAAAATCTTCACTTGTACGTTTGAGGCAATATTTCTTGGAGAGGTTTTGGGTTTTGGTGAATAGCAGTCAAAAATTTCTCCCTCTATTTTATAATCTGAGTTTTTAGAGTATTTTCGACTTTTGGATTTTGTTCAATTTTAAATCCGTTTTTAGCTAATATGTCAGCAGCTTCATTTTCACGTTCTAAAGATCGTATGTTATCTAGATCTGGATCGTTGTAATTCACCTTTGTTTTAGTCCCCGTAGGACTAGAGTTTGAATCAGGGAGGCCACTAGGCTTAGTCCTCTCCCCCAATACCTCCTGCCATCGCCATGAGGCCGCCCACTAACATCACGGTATCGCCCGTTACTTTCCCGAACTGATAGCCCACCGTATCCTTACCCACTCCGCTTCCTTCATTATTACTCTCTACTACAAAAACATTCATTTCAATTTAGATGAAGACCGCCCATAAAGGCTTGTCTTCTAATTTTGAACAATAATAAACCACATCAAGTCGTTACACTCGAATGTGGAATATTAGTTCAATTCGATTTACATATGTTAGATATGTTTTTGGTTGAATTATTTATTATTTCGGTACCGGTAGCCAAACAGCTTAACCACTTACTATACATTTTTCTAACATCCATTTTTTTGCTTCATCTGATTTCAACAAAACTGGTTTCTCCAACGTACCGATATTAATACTTTTAATATGAGCTTCTTCTATACCTTTGATATTTATCAAAGTTACTCCGTTTAATAAAGTTTCTTCAAATGTCGCTACACTTATATCTATATTTTCTAGTCTTGCCCAACTAAAATCCGTTAAGTAAAACGATACATTAATCAAATTACAATCTACTAAATATGCATTTCTAAATATTGCTTCCCAACAATCACCTTTACTAAATCTACTACTTTTAATGACGCAGTTAGAAAAATCTGTATATCTGAGATCTGATTTATAAAAATCACATTTATCCAAATATGCATTTTTAAATGTTGACGAGGCTAATAATGATGTGTGAAAATCAATATTTTCCAGTTTGAGATCATCAAAAGTACAATCTATTAAATATGCTTGTTCAAGCAATATATTGGATAAATCAAAACTTCTTAAGTCCGCTTCATCTAACTTTAACATTTCTCCTTCTTTACCAGTTGTCTCAACCCACTTTTTATGCAAATGAAACATACTAAGAATATCTTCTTCCATTTTCTCACTCCTTAAGGATACCATACTATTCTATTTGCTATTCCTGCTTCATCAATAGCTTTCTTCAGTTGTTCAATATGCTCAGGCACCATTTTTTTTGTGTCAATAATCACGTTATTTCCTTTAGAAAACTCTTCATATATTTTTTGCATACCATTTTTAATAGAAAAGGCGCCCTTTTTGGGATTTGTTATAGGAACTCCATTCCTACCACTTGGATATGATTCAAAACTTTTCACGTCCCACTTTAAGCCTGTAGCGGTATCAATAAACTCTGCTCCCTTTTCTGCTTGGGGATCACGAATTATTTTTCCTAAATCGCCTCTTGCTTCTAATGCTAATCCAACATCTCTTTCATTTACATTTTTAGGTTCTATTTTCCCA from the Paenibacillus sp. BIHB 4019 genome contains:
- a CDS encoding pentapeptide repeat-containing protein, which translates into the protein MEEDILSMFHLHKKWVETTGKEGEMLKLDEADLRSFDLSNILLEQAYLIDCTFDDLKLENIDFHTSLLASSTFKNAYLDKCDFYKSDLRYTDFSNCVIKSSRFSKGDCWEAIFRNAYLVDCNLINVSFYLTDFSWARLENIDISVATFEETLLNGVTLINIKGIEEAHIKSINIGTLEKPVLLKSDEAKKWMLEKCIVSG